The bacterium DNA window GCCGTGCTCGGCGGGGAAGTAGAAACCGCGCAGGTCGGCCTTCGAGACGTGGACCAACAAAGGATAGGCCGGGAGCAGGACGAGGGCGGCCGTCGCCGCCGAGGCCGCGAGCCGGTGGGGTCCTATTTTACCTATTAGTAGCGCCGCCGCGCCGGCCGCGAAGGGCGCGCATATCAGAAAGAACGAGAGGTACCATACCTCTATCTCGAAAACCTGGATGGGCGTCAAAAGGCCCACCAGCGGCAACATCGTCGCCGGCCCGACGACCGCCGCCAAAACCGCCAGCATGCCGGCGTACCGCGTCCGCAACTTGAGGAGCCACGCCAGGCCCACGACCGCCAGCGCCCCCACGCCCGGGCCGAACTGCAAAAGCAACAGCTTGCCGAGCTCCCACGTGTGTTGCCCGAGGTAGCGATATCGGGGCCAATATATGGTGCCGAACTCGCGCCGCCGGACGTGGTCGACGAAGCGCGGCAGGTCCATCGGGACGCCCCAGTTTAGCGGCGGCTCGCGCGAGGCCCGCAGCGCCAGGTACAGGTATATGGAACCGCCGAGGAGCAGGAACGCCCCGGCCGCTATGGCCAACGGGTAGCCCCCCGTCTCCCGCCGTAGTTTGAACCACAAATACGCGAGCAGCGGCGCCGTCGCGACGAACGATAGGGGGTGATTGGCGGCCGCCAGCGCGGCGGCGAAGGCCGTGGCGTAGAACCACCGGGCGTCGCGGGAGGCGTTGCAGCGCGCGCCGCACCAGAGCGTCGCCGCGAGCGCCGCCGCGTTCAACGCGTAGACCTCCGTTATTATCGCCTGCGGCCAGAACGTCGAGGAGAAGGCGAAGAGGCCGCCCGCCGCCCACGAGGCCGCGGCTAGCAACCGGCGGTCCTTTATGGTTGGCGCGAGGAGCTCCCACGTCAGCAGGAAGATGAAGGCCGAGGCCAACGCGCCGAAGGTGGCCGAGGCGAGGTTGATGCGCCACGCGACCTCGCCCAACGGTAAGTACGTGAAGAGGTGGCCGGCGAGCGTTTGGAGGGGATAGCCCGCGGGGTGGTCCACGCCCAGGACGGCGCAACCCAGCGCGAACTCCACCGGGTCCTCGAAGTTCAGCGACGGCGCGAGGGTAAACAGGTATACGGCAAAGGGGACGACGAACGCCGCGGCCAGGCCGACGTTGTGCCATACGGCGGCCTGGCCGTTCGCACTTACTCGAGCGCGGAGGTGCATACCTCTATGATAATGCCTCGCGGCGCCTCGGTCAACGTAAAAGGAAAACCCCCGCCTCGCGGCGGGGGTTCTTACACTTAGGGTTTAGACAGGGGGCTTAAGCCCCCTGTCCGACCGCGCCGCGTCGGATGGTAACATCCGACGCCACCGTATTTTCCGGAGGGCGACCCCGCTGCGCGCGAGCGAAGCGAGTCGAGCGAGGAGGTGCCCGGAGGCCGCGGCGGCCGACGCGCAGCGGCGGCCAAAGCGGTAACCGAATTAACCGACTAAAAAACCCCGCCTCGCGGCGGGGGTTCTTATTTCCGAAATAGCGCGTAGGCTTAGATATCTTCCCAGCGGCTTTCGAGCTTCTTCTGGACCGCCGGCATCGTCGTGTACTCCATCTCGGCGAAGGGCAGCCGGTGCGGCTCGAACGGGCCGTGGCGGCGCAGGTATTCGCCGATGCGGTTGGCGGTCCGCCGGGCCTCGTCGTAGCTCGGGTCGTCGAACATGTCGCGGTGGCTGGCCAGGCCCCCGTCCGCGAGCTGGTAGCCGACGCAGACGACGCGCGGCGGCCCGTCGAAGCGGGTGGGGTGCGCCTGCGCGAGCGAGACCGGCATCAGCGGCCCCATGTGCGAGCCGCGCATCCAGCCCGAGACGGTGTGCGGGAACGCGAACGGCTCCAGCGCCTCGCCCACCGCCGGGAGCCCTGACTGGCAGCGCACGACGCACACCGGGTCGTCCTTGCCGACGTAGCGCCCCGCGATGAGCGCGAGCTTCTGCGTCGACGACGCCGCCGCAATGTCGCCGTTGTCCTTACGGTAGACGGCGCGGATGAGGAAGTGGTCCGGTGCGCCGACGAATACCAGCATGTCGTAGAGCTCCTCCGGGCAGGAGAAGACGATGTGCTTGCTGCGGTGGATGTCGTAGACGTCGAATTTGAAACCGTCGTGCATGTTGGGGTCGATGACCAGGCCCGCGGTGTTGAACGGGTCGGCGAACATCTTGTAGAGCGGCAGGTTCCACGCGCCGGGCGCGCACTTGTCGGCCGCGAAGACGAGCACCGGCTCGCTCTTGCGTTCCTCGAACTCCATCTCGGCCACGCCCGGGCCCATCCCCTTGACGTTGCCGGAGAAGGCGTCGGCCAACAGGTCCTGGCCCGCGCCGTAGAGGTGGAGCTTTTTCGCCACCTCGGTGCCGGCGACGAAGGTATCCCAGGCCAGCTTGTGGATCTTCTCGGCGTCGGGGCCCTGGGTGTGCGTCATAATGAGCTCGAGGTCGTCGCCGCAGGTGAAGATGTCGAAGTCGACGAGCAGGCCGCTTTTCCGGGCCTTTTCGAGCTCCTCACGGGCTTT harbors:
- a CDS encoding DUF2723 domain-containing protein, translated to MHLRARVSANGQAAVWHNVGLAAAFVVPFAVYLFTLAPSLNFEDPVEFALGCAVLGVDHPAGYPLQTLAGHLFTYLPLGEVAWRINLASATFGALASAFIFLLTWELLAPTIKDRRLLAAASWAAGGLFAFSSTFWPQAIITEVYALNAAALAATLWCGARCNASRDARWFYATAFAAALAAANHPLSFVATAPLLAYLWFKLRRETGGYPLAIAAGAFLLLGGSIYLYLALRASREPPLNWGVPMDLPRFVDHVRRREFGTIYWPRYRYLGQHTWELGKLLLLQFGPGVGALAVVGLAWLLKLRTRYAGMLAVLAAVVGPATMLPLVGLLTPIQVFEIEVWYLSFFLICAPFAAGAAALLIGKIGPHRLAASAATAALVLLPAYPLLVHVSKADLRGFYFPAEHGRNRLRTFAYRGVIAFPFYGRQGLFGQSYLRFVDGRRTDVVVVDPRNVIRSEVTATGRAPRFIVDPDAAEDWWLVFKRELLAATVGRPFYYNVSEGNARAWGAELVPYGLIYRARRVRLNETSPGPPWKRYEYRGFRLVAESFGEKRGPYCPTTYRIWAGYFIAAAEYCFAKGRNDVALRNLAAAERVNAKDANIALFIASIYNAHGYPEKALPLYLEFLPALERYRHDALMFRREYSDLLNEIATTYLKLGDADSARRFFELSLAVTPEQPGLAGYLYGEGLAPGTPRAGGAER
- the fbp gene encoding fructose-1,6-bisphosphate aldolase/phosphatase; translated protein: MAGKITLSVIKADIGGLVGHSASHPDIIAKAREELEKARKSGLLVDFDIFTCGDDLELIMTHTQGPDAEKIHKLAWDTFVAGTEVAKKLHLYGAGQDLLADAFSGNVKGMGPGVAEMEFEERKSEPVLVFAADKCAPGAWNLPLYKMFADPFNTAGLVIDPNMHDGFKFDVYDIHRSKHIVFSCPEELYDMLVFVGAPDHFLIRAVYRKDNGDIAAASSTQKLALIAGRYVGKDDPVCVVRCQSGLPAVGEALEPFAFPHTVSGWMRGSHMGPLMPVSLAQAHPTRFDGPPRVVCVGYQLADGGLASHRDMFDDPSYDEARRTANRIGEYLRRHGPFEPHRLPFAEMEYTTMPAVQKKLESRWEDI